From the Methanocaldococcus fervens AG86 genome, the window CAATCCCAGGAACTTTATTTAACTCTCTTAATATTTCTTTTAATTTATTTAAGGCTATTTTATTTGTGCTCATATTCTACACCAATCTTGATATCGCAATTATTTATTAATCACTAATCTTATTTAAATTTATATATTCATCTAAAGTCCTTTGTATATTTAAATTCTTAATTTCACTTTCTGCTATTTTAAGAGGTCTTTTAGCCAATGCTTTTCTAACTCCTTCCCTAACCACCCATACTCCTAAAGGAATATCATAATCTTTCTTAACTGTTCTTTTAACCACAACTGTCGCCTGCCTTTTCATCTTATTCAATTTCTCCAAAACCGCCAATCTTGCAGCATAGTAAGCCCCTCCAGTGTTATTGGCATATTTTTTCCTCCCTTTAATTTCAGAATCTGAAACAGTTATATCCTTATTGCTTTTATTCCAAATGCACCCAGATTTATAAGTTTCTATTAACTTAAAGCTCCAAGGTTTTGGTAAGAAGTAAATCTCAAATTTATTCCCCAGATAATGATTTTCAAACTTTAGAGGCTCATCCAAAACCTTATAATCCCTAATTTTTTTAATAAATGATTTTCCAACAATATCATCAACTGCAGTTATTGCCCATCTTGTTGGAACTAACTTTTTTTCTTTTCCCAAAACCCCACAAGAAAACAATCTCGAAGCATAAACTTCATCAAATCTTTTATAGATTTTTAATACCCCTTCAATTGAATAGTCATCAGCTACTTTATCAACAATTTGTGGAATTTTTGGGTTATCATAGTTTAATCTTTTTAAATTACCTACTGGCCCAATTGGAGGGATATCATTAAAAAACGGCAATAAAAGCTTTGGTTTATTATAAAATTCTACCTCAGAATCAACTGGCTTTATACTCATCGCTATTTCTTGTAGTTTTTCAACTAAAGGAGTTATTCTATGGGCGTTTACTCTAATCCTTGGAGAAAACAAGTTTAACCTAATTTTTAATATCTCTTCTTTTTTAAGACCATACAAATTCTCAGCATCTTCAAAACTACCAACAAGAGGGGATAAAAATACATTTGGATAATTTACTCTCCCAACTAAAAAAGATGCTGAATTTCCAAAGACTTCATTTTTAATCTCTGGTAGGTATTTCAAAATTTCTTTAAATTTGGATTTATAAATGTTGTTTAAAAGAGGACAGCTCTGCTTTCCGCAATAACCCTTACCTTTACATTTAACGCATAGCATATAACCACCATTAACCTATACTACTAAAAAATACTAAAAATAAAAAAAATAAATAAAAATTACCTAATTTTTCCCCTTCCAAGAGATGCAAATATCCCAATAAAACATAATATTGTAAATATTATAAAGGAAACTCTGGCACTTTCAACAAGTAATGGGTAGTATTCTGGGGTTATCTCCACCTTACCTATCAAAATTGAAAAAATTAGCATAACAATTGCCATACTCAATATCTGTCCCAACAAACGCATTGTTGCTACTGTTGCAGATGCAATACCAAAAAATTTTCTCTCAACAGAGCTCATTATTGCATTTGTGTTTGGAGAGCTAAATAGAGCTAAACCAAAACCTAAAAGCATTAAATTTAAAACTATTAAGCTGATTGGGGTATCTATTCCAATATTTGAGAATATAAAGAGGCTCAAAGTTGTTATAGCCATTCCAATTGACGCAACAACTTTTGGCTCTATTATATCTGACAGCCAACCTGCAAATGGAGCAAATATTGCCATAATAACTGGTTGTGAAAGCAAAATTATACCTGCATCTTGAGAATTAAATCCCCTAACTTCCTGTAAATAAAAGCTCAATACAAAACCAACTGCAAATGTTGCACTATAATTTAACAACGCTGCAAGGCTTGATAAAGAAAAAGTGAGGTTTTTTCTAAACAGCCTAATTTCAAGAACTGGACACTCTACCCTGCTCTCATAATTGACAAAAATTAATAAAAGAACTAAACCTACAACTAAAAATGGAACTGAAAGCTCAGTTAATCCATAAATTATAAAAAGGAGCATAAAACTGTATAATATTGAACCTATAAAATCAAATTTCTCCCCCTTTGCATCAGCCCACTCTCCTTTAAGTTTCCATAATGCAAGAGATAAAGCTAAGATTCCCAGTGGAACGTTAATTAAAAATACACTTCTCCAGCCAAAATTTTGAGCCAAATAACCGCCAAGAAATGGACCTAAGCTTAATCCAGTATAAACAGCTCCAGTATTAATTCCAATTGCCTTTCCTCTTTCATTCTTTGAAAAGATGGATGTGAGAATTGCCATAGCCGTTGTAAAAATCATCGCCCCTCCTATACCCTGAATAACTCTTGAGGCTATTAAAAACTCTGCTGAAGTTGCAATACCTGAAAGAAAAGAGCCAACGGTATAGATAAAAAGCCCCATTATAAAGATTTTCTTTCTGCCTTTTATATCTGCAATTCTACCAAATGGAACTGAGAATATTCCAGCTGCAAGAAGATATGCCGTAGCAATCCATCCAAGGGTTACTGCATCAATATTGAACTCCCTACCAATTGGAGGAAGAACTATATTTGTTGATGAACTCATGAAAGGTGTTAAGAATGCAGCTATAGCTGTAACAAGTAGAGCAATATACTTCACATTCTCACCGTTTTACTTCAGCTAAATCTAAAACCCCCACTATTTTTCCATAGTTTGATTAGTTAATCAAAAAACCGTCTTATATTTTTATATTATTACGTTTTTTATAGAGATATGAAGAAATTCTAAATTTTTAATACAAATCTTGGCGTTTTCTCTTATCGTAAATTTTGTTTTCAAAATATATAAGTTATTCAAATATAAAACTATATATTTAAATATATGGATAAAAAAGAGCATAATAAAATGGAGTGATGCTCCGGCCGGGATTTGAACCCGGGTCGCGGGCTCGAAAGGCCCGCATGATTGGCCGGACTACACCACCGGAGCAATTATAAAAATAGAAAAATTGGCGGACCCGAGGGGATTTGAACCCCCGACCCCCGGCTTAGAAGGCCGGTGCCCTATCCAGGCTAGGCTACGGGTCCACTTTAACTCAACCTAATTTGCAAGCACTTTCTACAATGAACTTTCTCATATATATATTTTTCGTTTCGTAATCAAGAACAAATGGTTGAAAGAAAGACGGTTAATTATAGTTAATTATAAATACAACTTTATGACATATATCAGTTAATCACAATCCAATTATTTTGTTAATTTTATTAAACATTGTATAATAAATCTCTTTTTTATTAAATTTAATTAACCGAGAGGTGAACATCTTATGTATAAAATTTTGGAAATTGCTGACGTTGTTAGAGTCCCACCAGAGGAATTTGGAAAAGATTTGAAAGAAACCATAAAAAAAATTCTCATTGAAAAATATGAAGGAAGGTTAGATAAAGACGTTGGATTTATCTTATCCATTGTAGATGTGAAAGAAGTTGGAGATGGGAAAGTAGTGCATGGTGATGGTTCAGCGTATCACCCAGTTGTTTTTGAAACTCTCGTTTACGTCCCAGAGATGTATGAACTCGTTGAGGGAGAAGTTGTTGATGTCGTTGAATTCGGTAGCTTTGTAAGATTAGGACCATTAGACGGGTTAATCCACGTTTCACAAATTATGGACGATTACGTCTCTTACGATCCTAAGAGAGAGGCAATTATTGGAAAAGAAACTGGAAAGGTTTTAGAAATTGGAGATTATGTTAGAGCAAGAATTGTTGCAATTAGTTTGAAAGCAGAGAGAAAGAGAGGTAGTAAGATTGCATTAACCATGAGACAGCCATACTTAGGAAAATTAGAATGGATTGAAGAAGAAAAAGCTAAAAAAGAACATCAGGAGTAAGGTGAGTTCATGAGGGCTTGTTTAAAATGCAAATATTTAACAAATGATGAAATTTGCCCAATCTGTAAATCTCCAACAAGCGAAAATTGGATTGGCTTATTAATAATCTTAAATCCAGAAAAATCAGAGATAGCTAAAAAAGCTGGTATTAACATTAAAGGAAAATACGCATTAAGTGTAAAGGAGTAGATTGGACATGTTAAAACTTCCAGAGGATTTGAGGGAAACATTAAAAAAGCCCTTTGGAAAAGTATATAAAACACTACCAAATATAGATGGAGATATCGTAACTGTTGGAGATATTGTAACAAAAACTGTAATTGAAAATAATATAACTCCAAAACTTTCCATTTTTGACTTAAAAACTCAGAGAAATATTCCTGTTAAAATAAATCATGTATTTAAAAAAATTATTAAGGTAAAAAATCCTCCTGGATGCATATCTGATGAGGCAATAGAAAGTATTAAATACTTATCTACAATAAATGATAAAGACATTGCTTTATTGGTTGATGGTGAAGAAGATTTACTTGCTTTAATTGTTATCAAATACTTCCCTATTGGAACTTATGTAATATATGGACAGCCCAACGAAGGGATTGTTGTATTAAAAATAGACGAAAAACTAAAACAAGAGGTTGAAGAGACATTAAAACAATTCAAAAAACTTTAAGAGGGGATAATAATGGAAATAAAGATATTATCAGAAAGATACAATCCATTATTAAAGAGAAAAGAATATAGATTTATCGTAGACCATGATGGAGCTACACCTACATTTAAGGATGTTAAGTTAAAGCTCGCAGCAATATTAAACGCAAATAAAGATTTATTAATAGTTGAAAAAATTGTTGAAGAGGCAGGAATGCAGAGAGCAAGAGGTTACGCTAAGTTATATGACAATGAGGAAATGATGAAATTAGTTGAAAGAGAACACATTTTAAGAAAAAATAAAATAGAGGAAGAAGAAACAGCTGCTGAGGAGGGAGAATAATGACAAAAGGGAAAAAAACAGCAAAATACAAATACTACAAAATTGAAGGAGACAAAGTTGTTAGATTAAAGAAGGTTTGTCCAAGATGTGGTCCAGGAGTTTTCATGGCTGAGCACTTAAACAGATACGCATGTGGAAAATGTGGCTATATGGAATGGAAACAGCCACAAAAGAATGAATAGCTATCCTAACTCTTCTTTTAATTCCAATATGTTCATAGCTCTCAATACATCTGTTTTTGATATTACTCCTTTCAATTTTCCATCTTCCACAACAAATATTCTATCCGCATAAACCAGCTTTTTTAAGATCTCATTTATATCAGCGTTTTCATCAACTACAACTGGTTTTTGCATATAATCTCTAACAATTCCCTCTTTTCTATATATGTTATTTATCCCTATACAGCCAACTAATTCCCCATTTTCAACTACTGGATATCCAAAATATTTGTGTTTAAGCATGAAGTCCAAAAATTCCTCAATACTCATATCTGGATTTACACATACAGGATTTGGAGTCATTATATCTCTCGCCTTAATGTTTCTAAATATCTCCTCAATCTCTATCATTTTGCTTTCCTGGTCAGCTCCAACATAAACAAACAAACTTACTAAAATTAATATAATATTCAGTGATAAAAGACCGAGAATTAGCATGATTAAAGCTAAACTTTTCCCAATATTCGCCGCAATCTTTGTTGATTTTAAATACCCATACTTTTTTGATAAAATAGCTCTTAATATCCTCCCTCCATCCATTGGAAATGCCGGAATTAAATTAAAGCTTCCAAGCATTAAATTTAATAGGCTTAAAGTATATAGCAGAGGATATCCGTCTACATTTACATCAAAAAATTGAGAAATAACAAATAAAGCTATTCCAATGATAAA encodes:
- a CDS encoding 30S ribosomal protein S24e; protein product: MEIKILSERYNPLLKRKEYRFIVDHDGATPTFKDVKLKLAAILNANKDLLIVEKIVEEAGMQRARGYAKLYDNEEMMKLVEREHILRKNKIEEEETAAEEGE
- the rpoE gene encoding DNA-directed RNA polymerase, coding for MYKILEIADVVRVPPEEFGKDLKETIKKILIEKYEGRLDKDVGFILSIVDVKEVGDGKVVHGDGSAYHPVVFETLVYVPEMYELVEGEVVDVVEFGSFVRLGPLDGLIHVSQIMDDYVSYDPKREAIIGKETGKVLEIGDYVRARIVAISLKAERKRGSKIALTMRQPYLGKLEWIEEEKAKKEHQE
- the spt4 gene encoding transcription elongation factor subunit Spt4 translates to MRACLKCKYLTNDEICPICKSPTSENWIGLLIILNPEKSEIAKKAGINIKGKYALSVKE
- a CDS encoding 30S ribosomal protein S27ae translates to MTKGKKTAKYKYYKIEGDKVVRLKKVCPRCGPGVFMAEHLNRYACGKCGYMEWKQPQKNE
- a CDS encoding MFS transporter, whose product is MKYIALLVTAIAAFLTPFMSSSTNIVLPPIGREFNIDAVTLGWIATAYLLAAGIFSVPFGRIADIKGRKKIFIMGLFIYTVGSFLSGIATSAEFLIASRVIQGIGGAMIFTTAMAILTSIFSKNERGKAIGINTGAVYTGLSLGPFLGGYLAQNFGWRSVFLINVPLGILALSLALWKLKGEWADAKGEKFDFIGSILYSFMLLFIIYGLTELSVPFLVVGLVLLLIFVNYESRVECPVLEIRLFRKNLTFSLSSLAALLNYSATFAVGFVLSFYLQEVRGFNSQDAGIILLSQPVIMAIFAPFAGWLSDIIEPKVVASIGMAITTLSLFIFSNIGIDTPISLIVLNLMLLGFGLALFSSPNTNAIMSSVERKFFGIASATVATMRLLGQILSMAIVMLIFSILIGKVEITPEYYPLLVESARVSFIIFTILCFIGIFASLGRGKIR
- a CDS encoding Nre family DNA repair protein, translating into MLCVKCKGKGYCGKQSCPLLNNIYKSKFKEILKYLPEIKNEVFGNSASFLVGRVNYPNVFLSPLVGSFEDAENLYGLKKEEILKIRLNLFSPRIRVNAHRITPLVEKLQEIAMSIKPVDSEVEFYNKPKLLLPFFNDIPPIGPVGNLKRLNYDNPKIPQIVDKVADDYSIEGVLKIYKRFDEVYASRLFSCGVLGKEKKLVPTRWAITAVDDIVGKSFIKKIRDYKVLDEPLKFENHYLGNKFEIYFLPKPWSFKLIETYKSGCIWNKSNKDITVSDSEIKGRKKYANNTGGAYYAARLAVLEKLNKMKRQATVVVKRTVKKDYDIPLGVWVVREGVRKALAKRPLKIAESEIKNLNIQRTLDEYINLNKISD
- a CDS encoding site-2 protease family protein; the encoded protein is MNFSIKLFRVMGIPIELHVTFILFLAVIIGLSLINNNIFWAVIFILLFVSVVLHELGHSYVAKKYGVRIEKILLLPIGGVAMMDRIPKEGELKIGIAGPLVSFIIGIALFVISQFFDVNVDGYPLLYTLSLLNLMLGSFNLIPAFPMDGGRILRAILSKKYGYLKSTKIAANIGKSLALIMLILGLLSLNIILILVSLFVYVGADQESKMIEIEEIFRNIKARDIMTPNPVCVNPDMSIEEFLDFMLKHKYFGYPVVENGELVGCIGINNIYRKEGIVRDYMQKPVVVDENADINEILKKLVYADRIFVVEDGKLKGVISKTDVLRAMNILELKEELG
- a CDS encoding GTP-dependent dephospho-CoA kinase family protein — encoded protein: MLKLPEDLRETLKKPFGKVYKTLPNIDGDIVTVGDIVTKTVIENNITPKLSIFDLKTQRNIPVKINHVFKKIIKVKNPPGCISDEAIESIKYLSTINDKDIALLVDGEEDLLALIVIKYFPIGTYVIYGQPNEGIVVLKIDEKLKQEVEETLKQFKKL